The genomic stretch CGTAGACCGGTCGCCGGGTACGGGAACGAACCGAACCTTTGATGATGTCGATCCCGAAGACCTTCACCCGACCACCCTTGCCAGTGCTTCGTCGAAGGCGTATTCGAGGCCGTATTTCCGTTTGAAGTACTGGAGGATGTTCTCGATGTCGCGGTTGAGGATCTCGCCGGCGTTCGGGTGGGCGGTCTCCACCCACTGCGGCCAGTCGATCAGCCAGCACTGCTCATCGTCGACCATGACGTTGAACTCGCTCAGGTCGCCGTGGACGATCCCGAGGCGGTAGGCCTCCCCGATGTTCTCGAGGATCTCGTCGAGAATCGGTCCGGGCTCTTCGAGGTCGGCCCGCGAGAGGTTGACCCCGGGGACAAACGACATCGCCACGACGTGCCGGTTCTGGTCGATCGGGAGCGGAACCGAGACGGCGGGGTGGAGGATCTTTAGAGCGTCGTACTCCATCTTCGCCGAGTTGCTCGAAGCGAATATCCAGGGGCAGTGCCCGGTCTCCGGCATGTAGCCGCGCTTTACGCGGGCGGACTGGAACGACCGCTGTCCGACCCGGTGGAACTTCAGCACGACGACGCCGAGGCCCATCGCCTCGTAGACCTCTGACTCCTTCCCGACGCCGATCAGCGTCCCGAGCGCCTGAACGGTGCCCCGGCGGGTGAGGGTGTGGAGGGCCAGGGTGTCGTAGCCGTTGAAGACGAGCGCGTAACCCTCGTAGGGGGTCTTCTCGTACCTGACCATATCCATGGCCATCAGCCTGCCCAGACGGTAGGAGAGCTCGGACTCCGAGAACCGGGTGGCCGACTTGAGCACCTCGAGCGGCACCCACCGGTACCGGCGCATGAGACGTTCGAGGGCGAGCAGGATCTGGAGTTCGTAGGTGTGCAGGGATCGCACGTATTCTGCAGGAACGGGCATCTTCTACACCATTTATGTAGCGCGGTGATAAAAGGATGATCGAGAAAGCATGAAGTGCAGCAAGTGCCGCCGCGACGCGATTCTTTTCCAGCGATACTCCGGGCTGCACCTCTGCGAGCAGCATTTCAACCGGGATTTCGAGGCGAAGGCGAAGCGGGCGATCCGGGAGCACCGCTGGATCGAGTCGGGGGATACGGTGGCGGTGGCGCTCTCGGGGGGCAAGGATTCGAGCGCCGTCCTCTTCTTCCTCCACCGGCTCCTCGGCGAGCGCCGTGACGTCCGGCTGATGGCGATCACGGTGGACGAGGGGATATCCGGCTACCGCGACCCGGCCCAGGCCCGGGCGATCACCGAGAGCATGGGCGTCCCCTGGGTGACGGCAACGTTTGCCGACGAATACGGGATCACGCTCGATGAGATCGTGGGCAGGAAGGGAACGGGCCTCTCCTGCTCCTACTGCGGCGTGCTCCGCCGGGCGCTGATGAACCGGATTGCCCGCGAGCATGGCGTCACGAAGTTTGCTTACGGGTTCAACCTGGACGACGAGGCGCAGTCGGTCCTGATGAACGCTCTCCGGGGGGATGCCGACCGGCTCACCCGCCCCATGCGGGAGGTTGAGGGGATGGTTCCCCGGATCAAGCCGTTCATGTACATCCCGGAGCGCGAGGTGGCGCTGTATGCCTTCCTCCACGTCGAGGGGTTCGACCTCGCGGGCTGCCCCTATGCGGGCGACGCTCTCCGGGGCGACGTCCGGGGCATCCTCGACGATTACACCTACCGCCACCCGGCGACGAAGTATTCGCTCGTGAACCTCGGCGAGGCCCTCCGGGAACCGGAGAGACCCGAGGCGGAGGGGTTTCGGATATGCGAGAGGTGCGGAGAGCCGTGCGGGAGGATCTGCCGGACGTGCCAGATCCTGGATGAGATGCGACGGGGAGATTGAGCGAAAGGAGCCTGATAGCGGATAGGTGTGTCTACCGACCGCGAGGGTGAAGCGTCAAATAAGGACGTTTCCGGAAGCATTCTGTTTTTGGGGTAAATCCCGGGGCAATTCTGTTCTACTCGCTTAACCCCGTCAACCGATATTTCTTGGATGTCGCCACGCACTGCCCCCGCCCCGAGGGGCGGGGAACGACTGCTGGAACAGCAGGAGTTTAAGTACCGCAGGTGCGAATGAGGAGGCCGAAGGCCGGGTGGGGTGGGGGTTACAGCGTCCCCTTATGCGACAGAGACAGGGGAGGGGGGGATGCTCCCCCCTCCCCGTCAGCCCCTCCCCCGCGTGGCGATATCCGATGGAAATCCGCGTACAGGATATGTGAAGTTCTAAAGAATGGCAGGCGGTAGAGGGGAACCGCGCTTGCCCCTCTCTGCAACAGCCCCTCGACCCCTACCGCATCGTGAGACACCCGCCGGTAATTGCGGCGAATATCTCCATGAACTGCTCCGGGTGGTTCAGGAACGCGACCGATCGCGGCCGCCCGACCAGATCGTAGAGCCCGACCCCTCTCTCGATCCCGAGTTCCGGGACTTCCACCGGGTTGCAGTAGCGCACCGGCGGGGCATCGGGGTAGCGCGGGTTCTTCACCAGCGCCCCGCCCTCCATCTCGTAGTAGGCGGCTCCTTTCAGGTCTGCGTAGGGGGCGTAGTTGCTTGAGAACTCCGACGAGACGAGGTTCGCCATCACGAGTTCCTCCCTTCCGGGGTTGATGGTCACGTGGCCGTATCCCGGCGGGATCAGGATCTTGTCGCCGGCGGTGCCCTCGATCATCACCACGTCGTCGGCATCGCGGGTCTGGAGGAGGTAGTGCCCCGTCCCCTCGAGCACCTCGTAGATCTCCGGGTAGAGTTCTCCTGCCGGGTTCTTGGTGTGGTAGTGGCCTTTCGTCTTGACGTACTCTCCGCAGAGCGTCCGGGCGGGGATAACGGTGATATCGTAGCGAATGTGGTGCTGCCGGAGCCATTCCCGGTCCCTCTCGCTCTTCGCGAGATCCCGGTACATAAAATAGAGGGGCTGATCGGAGGTGCAGCGGGGATCTGCGAGAACCTCTCGCATCTCCTCGATTGTCCTTATCTGCGGCTCCGCTTTGGGTCCGTCCCAGTACCCGTTCATCTCTGTTTCTTACGGTACACGAATATATAATACCCTGCTCCGATGATCACAGCCAGAACGGCGATGAGGAAGACCGGATTGGTGAAGAGCGTGCCCTGCCTCTGTTCGAGCGCGACCCGCACTTTCATGGTGTCCGATATCTTGCTGTTGTCGAGGTTGTCGCGGTAGCGGATCTCGGAGTCGATCCCGTACTCCTTCGCGGTGCCGGCACCGTCGACGTTCACCTCGAACCGTGCCGTCGCGGTCTCGCCCGGAGCGAGGTCGCCGAGGAAGGCGGTGTCGTCGTTGCTGGTGAAGGGGTCGACGGCGCTGATCCGTGCCTGAGCATTGTAGACCGTTGCCGCTCCTGAGTTCTTATACACGACTTCAAGGATGCTCTTCTGGCCCAGGTAGAGCGTCGACGGGGGTGAGACGACCTCGAAGGCGATCTTGCCGCCTACGGGAAGGCCGATCGTCGTCGGCCGGGAGGTCACCGTCTTGCCCTCGTAGTCCTCGTAGGTGACCGCGACGTCCAGCGGGTAGGACTGGGGCTCTGCGGTGTTCGCGACCGAGACCTTGAACTTCACGTCCACCGTCTCGCCCGGTTCGAACGTCCCGATGTATGCGTTGCCGTCGGTGGGGATGAGCGGGCTCGCGCCGCTTCTCGTGACCATCGCGATTGCCTTACTCGCCGTGTCGTGGCCGACGTTCTTCAGGGTCATGTAGACGTAGCCTTCCGTGCCGACGTTCAGCGACTCGGAGCGGATGTCAAGAACCTCGACCTGAAGGTCGGGCGTGACCTGCACGGTGAGCGGCAGGGTCAGGGTCTTCTTCTGGTAGTTGTAGCGGAGAACGTCGCCGTAATCTTCAGCGTCCT from Methanoculleus chikugoensis encodes the following:
- a CDS encoding RIO1 family regulatory kinase/ATPase, with the protein product MPVPAEYVRSLHTYELQILLALERLMRRYRWVPLEVLKSATRFSESELSYRLGRLMAMDMVRYEKTPYEGYALVFNGYDTLALHTLTRRGTVQALGTLIGVGKESEVYEAMGLGVVVLKFHRVGQRSFQSARVKRGYMPETGHCPWIFASSNSAKMEYDALKILHPAVSVPLPIDQNRHVVAMSFVPGVNLSRADLEEPGPILDEILENIGEAYRLGIVHGDLSEFNVMVDDEQCWLIDWPQWVETAHPNAGEILNRDIENILQYFKRKYGLEYAFDEALARVVG
- a CDS encoding TIGR00269 family protein, which codes for MKCSKCRRDAILFQRYSGLHLCEQHFNRDFEAKAKRAIREHRWIESGDTVAVALSGGKDSSAVLFFLHRLLGERRDVRLMAITVDEGISGYRDPAQARAITESMGVPWVTATFADEYGITLDEIVGRKGTGLSCSYCGVLRRALMNRIAREHGVTKFAYGFNLDDEAQSVLMNALRGDADRLTRPMREVEGMVPRIKPFMYIPEREVALYAFLHVEGFDLAGCPYAGDALRGDVRGILDDYTYRHPATKYSLVNLGEALREPERPEAEGFRICERCGEPCGRICRTCQILDEMRRGD
- a CDS encoding glucose-6-phosphate isomerase family protein encodes the protein MNGYWDGPKAEPQIRTIEEMREVLADPRCTSDQPLYFMYRDLAKSERDREWLRQHHIRYDITVIPARTLCGEYVKTKGHYHTKNPAGELYPEIYEVLEGTGHYLLQTRDADDVVMIEGTAGDKILIPPGYGHVTINPGREELVMANLVSSEFSSNYAPYADLKGAAYYEMEGGALVKNPRYPDAPPVRYCNPVEVPELGIERGVGLYDLVGRPRSVAFLNHPEQFMEIFAAITGGCLTMR
- a CDS encoding COG1361 S-layer family protein, producing MRWQYLPVLMLLLALLAAPGAAQGVKYLYGSPDLSATISGTNQFAPGAETQLGVIISNSGLNTHKMVGSTIVTPDDQPNTAKLVTVTLKSSDAPFTVKTDPQFVRDIAGGGAANAVFNVKVADSAEPGTYTLPLEVTYTYLQDAEDYGDVLRYNYQKKTLTLPLTVQVTPDLQVEVLDIRSESLNVGTEGYVYMTLKNVGHDTASKAIAMVTRSGASPLIPTDGNAYIGTFEPGETVDVKFKVSVANTAEPQSYPLDVAVTYEDYEGKTVTSRPTTIGLPVGGKIAFEVVSPPSTLYLGQKSILEVVYKNSGAATVYNAQARISAVDPFTSNDDTAFLGDLAPGETATARFEVNVDGAGTAKEYGIDSEIRYRDNLDNSKISDTMKVRVALEQRQGTLFTNPVFLIAVLAVIIGAGYYIFVYRKKQR